The Vigna angularis cultivar LongXiaoDou No.4 chromosome 6, ASM1680809v1, whole genome shotgun sequence genome contains the following window.
tttaaccattgatacttttttttaaaaagaaaattgatacttaatttttaagattaaaattatagttCTGTCAAAAAAAGATTAAGATTACAGTTATTTTATAACAAGGAGAATACAAAAGAAGAACTGAAGCCGACCTACCAATCAACATATTAAGTTATTATAacgaaaaaaatcataaaatagtgtatgaatttttaaaaaaactttaacgTATATCAATGtgaaattaagttttttttttaatttaatgtatataAACATGAAATTagttgtttaaaaattttgacagTAATTTAAGACAAACTCCCCTTACCACATAATCTTAATTACttgttaatattttcttatattactttttttacaTCTTACTTATTAATATGACGTTACAGCATAATCGGTTTTGATTAGATGtatgtataaaaaaagtatggttaattttaaaaataaaaaatacactcGTAATCTATTTAGCCTCTTCATTTGGACTCGTAAAATAAATGGATTTTATTGCATGTCATAAAatgaatcaatttatttttagcTTAACTTGTGTGACAGGATACAAACTAATTTAACTTACTTCTAACCCACGTTGTAACTAAAGATTAAACGAACTACACTAAAAATTCTACATCCTAAGTGGCTTATCTATTTATATGTACGTTGTGTGGATTATAGATTGGACATGCGATCCACCAACCCCATATTAAATATCCCAACCCAATCAAATACtaattaaacattataaaataatatgaaaaatataatactaaaaataaaaaacgaatTATTTAATAAGCGCTTCAcattcaaaataccaaaaaaaagtCTTAACATATTATATCGATGGTAATAACATGATAGACTGTTCCGACATGAAAAAAATCCTAATTAACACAAATAGGTAATAATCAGATTTAAagtgaattaaattataattaagtcgaatttaattaaaaatttataaaaaaattataaatgagtTAACATACGCATTTAGAATTGCaaagaaataaatgttttatgcttttatttttaaatttaaatttgtgtaTCTAAAGATCAAACGCCATAAAAGCCAAATTGTTAGTCTACATAGAATCTTCATGGAGTCAAACTAAAAAGGGTCAGAGAAACCAAGTTTACTATgggtttaaaatttaaattccaaACCCTAAAATTTTTATCAAACGAGTTTAGTGCCAACCTTTCAATCTATATAAGGAAGTTAGCTCATCCCACAATTCACTCACCCATTTTGAGAATTCTAAATTGCTCACTATTTTGACATATACCATATACGCATCGTAATTAGcgttttattcattttttttttaatttcctagCCCTGCAAATTGTAGTCTACGTTACATTGTTGTAACACGTTAAAGACAAAGAGAAGGTTTCCTTGAATAATGGTCGTCCTGGAGGCAAGTGCTACTCCGAACCTTTTCACTCTCTTTCATACCATATTTTCTCGTTGAAAGTTCCTCTCTTTCGGATCACCACATGACCGTTTCCTTCTCTGTTATTTtcccaaataaaaaaatttaaaaaaacgcTCTCTTTCTATCTCATTTACCTTCTTGGCGTCTTTTCTTGCTACCAGAGCGTTTTTACCTTTGTTGGCATTCTTTGACCCACTTCTTTCTTTCCTCCCAGactctttttctctttcgttTTCTGAGCCCAAGGTGGCCTTTTTCTTTTGCCATTCTCGTTGTGTGGAAGATTCCACCAAGTGGGTGTTTTCAGGCCATTCTATTTGAGTGTGCGTGCGTGTTTGTATTTTTCTCTGCGTTGATGGGTTGTTGATGTCTCTGGCCATTGCGAAAGACATGGGTTTTGATGACAAAGTGAAAGACAATGAGGGTGCAGGCAATGATGATGCCTCTCGGGTGCACGAGGGAAAAGCCGGTACTGATCATGAAGAAAGTGCGGATGAAGGGGGAGGGACCCTCGGCAGATACAGGAGTGAGAGTTCCGTTGCTGCTACCGAagacgaagatgatgatgaagagaGAAAGATTGAATTGGGTCCTCAGTGCACTTTGAAGGAACAACTCGAGAAGGATAAGGTtgtctttgttttctttctcttcttttatttatttgctcTTCTGTAAAATCTATGAATTTCTCAACCACTGTCTCATTTGTGTGTGTGTTGGTTTCCGTTTGAGATGGTATAGGATGACGAGAGTTTGAGGAGGTGGAAGGAACAGCTTCTTGGAAGTGTGGACATAAATTCTGTTGGAGGTAATTGGTGTAGAATTGGCtttcattttttcaattttttctctgTTCGTCCACATATTGAATGGTAGTAGTAAAACCCAAGAAATGTGTCATTCTTCTCAAttttagagaagaaaaagcaataaaaaaaatccgtGTCCTCTTTGGATCTGATTTCTTCGTTTCAGTTGTTAACTTTGATAGTTGATGATTTTAAAAAGAAGGAGAATGTGTATCATTGCTCTGTAATTATTTGGTAATGCAAATGTGTTATTTTAATGGGTTTTATGCATACATATAAGTgataaaatttgaaacattatttcattttatgaaATCCAACAAACAATTGAATCGGTATATGGTTCAATTCTTCCCTCCCTTGTTATGTGTCCTCGTGAACTCATTTCCCGGTGGGTGGAGCTTTTCAACGCTTAACTTGTCATATGTACTGTGAATAATTCAGAAACTCTGGAGCCAAGTGTGAAGATCCTTAGCCTTGCAATCAAGGCTGCTGATAGACCTGACATTGTTCTTGCAATACCAGAAGGAGGAAATCCCAAGGGTATGTGgtttactttgaaagagggtaGTCGTTACAGCCTGATGTTCACTTTCCTGGTCGAGAATAACATCGTTTCAGGTCTCAAATACACCAACACTGTGTGGAAAACTGGTATGAAAGGTAAGTATTATGCAAGACTAACTCCCAGTCAAATTTTGTCCTTAAGCTCATCTCATTGTTAAAGCCTTGTGCAGTTGACAGCACAAAAGA
Protein-coding sequences here:
- the LOC108342199 gene encoding rho GDP-dissociation inhibitor 1; the encoded protein is MSLAIAKDMGFDDKVKDNEGAGNDDASRVHEGKAGTDHEESADEGGGTLGRYRSESSVAATEDEDDDEERKIELGPQCTLKEQLEKDKDDESLRRWKEQLLGSVDINSVGETLEPSVKILSLAIKAADRPDIVLAIPEGGNPKGMWFTLKEGSRYSLMFTFLVENNIVSGLKYTNTVWKTGMKVDSTKEMIGTFSPQAEPYTHEMPEETTPSGMFARGAYTARSKFVDDDNKCYLEINYTFDIRKDWQ